One Vicinamibacterales bacterium DNA window includes the following coding sequences:
- a CDS encoding protein kinase has protein sequence MYRAWDAELEIDVAVKILKPELAEDPDWRRRFRQEATAASRLNSHRNITIILDRSEFEGQPFIVMEFVEGETLARMIERGAPLSDSERLKLLEQLCSGLNFAHKKDIVHRDIKPVNLMVREDQDAYEARTLKILDFGIAKVLNSSQTATGSFAFTPSYVSPEQVLGQDVDKRSDMFAVGAVAYELMTLHKAFPIAGGDPFKIMAEVQRRIVEQPHPPLSNWRPDLNPDLGRIIDRALAKAPADRYADLGEMAARLRKVRERMEEASEESGSETTIILSTATQDAMMNARHFADAGDFTAAVRRLEEASVTATLREQRVLAQALAEVRARQRADLEQRQAHNEEAARAAIALARSSFLEGERTTAIRVLADFDPPSLVAPQLAQLKEAAALAAAAQHELTHGDAAARDAALDALDAFGPRDLVAAIAQRLRADAREQDATAARQRQADEAARRARRIVLTGEPDARQRAIDELAEFTVPDLVREALVELRDLDTRQREAEREAREAREVNDQREQARRAAEAEEERQAEEARRQAEQEARRKADEEASARAAEAEAARREAEAHARRLAAEQLAAEQRLAAEERLAAEQEARRLEDEARRREAERTAAAEAEARRRTGEAEQEARRKADEEARARAAEAARREAEAEAQRLAAEQRLAAEKRLAAEQEARRLEDAASRRESERAAAEAQRLIDSARASFIEGRRGEAIAILDSAPDPSRVAAARALLGSAASAVDAATLAMAAASQGPRAEALAELDRFEDRPLVANAITALQAEHRRRTADEQAAEEMAREAAAKQAAAAAARDAENVFAAGRMDAAIETLAAHSRADLVADVLGRLRGLAHAAAAAESRVGTGTAAERSAAIADLSQTDARLLAGSIARLRSLDAARTAEEENRARAARERLELERQATALIARARAVFAEGAPTDAIRLLDGFAAPDLVGAERTALQQAAAAVAAARDRVAAPQSSPAAREDAIRELAGREPRELLARAVDDLRRLHDRRVADERRVAVEDERRAAAERERRLRIDATLRDARSVPAAEALALLEAFDPPESEITSLAAELRVQLRVGELCQRVAAQLDRGQLDEARRDLAQARALRPADAGVASLYARAVAARRQRRSARARRIASTFGAPLGLVMVLGIGGYEWWTHRSATPTRVEQSSKTTTTTPATTSVPAAMAVPTTVSIDAVPWARFTITSVTKDARQPAVSGETPALVQLLPGQYEVRLENGDLTKPRIETITVGTTPLSNTFQMPGFAADQVVTSLLGQRR, from the coding sequence GTGTATCGGGCGTGGGATGCGGAGCTCGAAATCGACGTCGCGGTCAAGATCCTGAAACCCGAGCTGGCCGAGGATCCCGACTGGCGCCGCCGCTTCCGCCAGGAAGCGACCGCCGCCAGCAGACTGAACAGCCACCGCAACATCACGATCATTCTCGACCGCAGCGAATTCGAGGGTCAGCCTTTCATCGTCATGGAGTTCGTCGAGGGAGAGACCCTCGCGAGGATGATCGAGCGGGGCGCGCCGCTGTCAGACAGCGAACGGCTGAAGCTCCTCGAGCAGCTGTGCTCCGGGCTCAATTTCGCGCACAAGAAGGACATCGTCCACCGCGACATCAAGCCCGTGAACCTGATGGTTCGTGAGGACCAGGACGCCTACGAGGCGCGCACGCTGAAGATTCTCGACTTCGGCATCGCCAAGGTGCTCAACAGCAGCCAGACCGCCACCGGATCGTTCGCGTTCACGCCGAGCTACGTGTCGCCAGAGCAGGTGCTCGGACAGGACGTGGACAAGCGCAGCGACATGTTCGCAGTCGGCGCCGTCGCCTACGAGCTGATGACGCTGCACAAGGCGTTTCCGATCGCCGGCGGGGATCCGTTCAAGATCATGGCGGAAGTACAGCGCCGGATCGTGGAGCAGCCGCACCCGCCGCTCTCGAACTGGCGGCCCGATCTCAACCCCGATCTGGGCCGGATCATCGATCGGGCGCTCGCCAAGGCCCCTGCCGACCGCTACGCCGATCTCGGCGAAATGGCCGCGCGGCTGCGCAAGGTCCGCGAGCGGATGGAGGAAGCCTCCGAAGAGTCGGGATCCGAGACGACGATCATCCTCAGCACCGCAACGCAGGACGCGATGATGAACGCGCGCCACTTCGCCGACGCGGGTGACTTCACGGCGGCGGTCAGGCGTTTGGAAGAGGCGAGCGTGACGGCGACGCTGCGCGAGCAGCGCGTCCTCGCCCAGGCGCTCGCGGAGGTCCGGGCCCGCCAGCGTGCCGACCTCGAACAGCGCCAGGCGCACAACGAGGAAGCGGCGCGGGCCGCGATTGCGCTGGCTCGATCGTCCTTTCTCGAGGGAGAACGAACCACCGCGATCCGGGTCCTCGCCGATTTCGATCCACCGTCGCTCGTCGCGCCGCAGCTCGCGCAACTGAAAGAGGCGGCCGCGCTCGCCGCCGCCGCCCAGCACGAGCTGACCCACGGCGACGCCGCCGCGCGCGACGCGGCGCTCGACGCGCTGGATGCGTTCGGCCCGCGCGATCTCGTCGCGGCCATCGCGCAGCGCCTGCGCGCCGACGCGCGCGAGCAGGATGCCACCGCGGCACGACAGCGCCAGGCGGATGAAGCGGCCAGGCGGGCCAGGCGGATCGTCCTCACCGGCGAACCCGACGCGCGACAGCGCGCCATCGACGAGCTCGCCGAGTTCACGGTGCCGGATCTGGTCCGCGAAGCGCTCGTCGAACTGCGCGATCTCGATACACGCCAGCGCGAAGCGGAGCGCGAGGCCCGCGAGGCCCGCGAGGTCAACGACCAGCGCGAGCAGGCGCGCCGCGCCGCCGAGGCCGAGGAGGAGCGCCAGGCCGAGGAAGCGAGGCGGCAGGCAGAGCAGGAAGCACGCCGCAAGGCCGACGAGGAGGCGAGCGCCCGCGCAGCGGAAGCGGAAGCGGCGCGACGCGAGGCTGAGGCGCACGCGCGACGACTGGCTGCGGAACAACTGGCCGCAGAACAACGGCTGGCTGCCGAAGAACGACTGGCTGCCGAACAGGAAGCACGCCGACTGGAAGACGAGGCCAGGCGCCGCGAAGCGGAGCGCACCGCCGCCGCAGAAGCCGAGGCCCGGCGCCGGACCGGGGAGGCTGAACAGGAGGCACGCCGCAAAGCCGATGAGGAGGCCCGCGCCCGCGCAGCGGAAGCGGCGCGACGCGAGGCTGAGGCAGAGGCGCAACGACTGGCCGCTGAACAACGGCTGGCCGCCGAAAAACGACTGGCGGCAGAGCAGGAAGCGCGGCGACTGGAGGACGCGGCCAGCCGCCGTGAATCAGAGCGCGCCGCCGCGGAGGCGCAGCGCCTGATCGACAGCGCGCGGGCATCGTTCATCGAGGGGCGCCGCGGCGAAGCCATCGCCATTCTCGACTCGGCACCGGATCCATCCCGCGTCGCGGCGGCGCGCGCGCTCCTGGGATCCGCGGCGTCGGCGGTCGATGCCGCGACGCTGGCGATGGCCGCAGCGTCGCAGGGACCGCGCGCCGAAGCGCTCGCCGAACTGGATCGATTCGAGGATCGGCCGCTCGTCGCAAACGCCATCACGGCACTGCAGGCAGAGCACCGGCGCCGCACCGCCGACGAACAGGCCGCCGAGGAGATGGCGCGGGAAGCGGCAGCGAAGCAGGCTGCCGCAGCCGCAGCGCGTGACGCCGAGAACGTATTCGCGGCCGGACGGATGGACGCCGCGATCGAGACGCTCGCCGCGCACTCGCGCGCCGACCTGGTCGCCGACGTGCTCGGGCGGTTGCGGGGGCTGGCGCACGCGGCGGCGGCCGCGGAATCGCGCGTCGGGACCGGTACGGCCGCGGAACGATCGGCGGCGATCGCGGACCTCTCCCAGACCGACGCGCGACTGCTCGCCGGCTCGATTGCCCGATTGCGCTCACTCGACGCCGCCAGGACCGCCGAGGAAGAGAACCGCGCTCGAGCCGCGCGGGAGCGGCTCGAGCTCGAACGACAGGCGACTGCACTCATCGCCCGCGCGCGCGCCGTCTTCGCGGAGGGGGCACCGACGGACGCCATCCGGCTGCTCGACGGCTTCGCCGCCCCCGATCTCGTCGGCGCCGAGCGGACCGCACTGCAGCAGGCCGCCGCCGCTGTCGCCGCCGCTCGCGATCGTGTCGCGGCGCCGCAGAGCTCGCCGGCGGCACGCGAAGACGCGATCCGCGAACTCGCCGGGCGCGAGCCTCGCGAGCTGCTGGCCCGCGCTGTCGACGATCTCCGGCGGCTGCACGATCGCCGGGTTGCCGACGAGCGGCGGGTCGCTGTAGAAGATGAGCGCCGCGCCGCCGCAGAACGCGAGCGGCGGCTCCGCATCGACGCGACGCTGCGTGACGCCCGCAGCGTGCCCGCCGCCGAGGCCCTGGCCCTCCTCGAAGCATTCGACCCGCCCGAGTCCGAAATCACCTCGCTCGCAGCCGAGCTGCGCGTGCAGTTGCGCGTCGGCGAACTGTGCCAGCGCGTCGCGGCGCAGCTCGATCGGGGACAGCTCGACGAGGCGCGCCGCGATCTGGCGCAGGCGCGGGCCCTCCGGCCGGCCGATGCCGGGGTCGCGTCTCTCTACGCGAGAGCCGTCGCCGCCCGCCGCCAGCGGCGGTCCGCGCGAGCCCGGCGAATCGCCTCGACATTCGGCGCGCCGCTCGGGCTGGTGATGGTGCTCGGGATTGGTGGATACGAATGGTGGACCCACAGATCGGCCACGCCCACCCGGGTCGAGCAGTCATCCAAGACGACCACCACGACTCCGGCCACGACTTCCGTTCCGGCGGCGATGGCGGTGCCGACGACGGTG